The Anopheles merus strain MAF chromosome 2L, AmerM5.1, whole genome shotgun sequence genome has a segment encoding these proteins:
- the LOC121594685 gene encoding uncharacterized protein LOC121594685, whose product MKFLTIALLVCLLSVVCCEEASTAAEKEQPTTEASDSEEAAEKPDVEKDDNPNDKPDIDPVDFLVDVIKNGMKRVSGFRDAISVLPFSFSG is encoded by the coding sequence ATGAAGTTCCTTACAATCGCGCTACTGGTGTGCCTGCTTTCCGTCGTGTGTTGCGAAGAAGCTAGTACAGCAGCAGAGAAGGAGCAGCCGACTACCGAAGCTTCCGACTCGGAAGAAGCCGCCGAAAAGCCGGACGTGGAAAAAGACGACAACCCGAACGACAAGCCAGACATCGACCCGGTCGACTTTCTTGTGGATGTGATCAAAAACGGGATGAAGCGTGTTTCCGGCTTCCGCGATGCGATCAGCGTTTTGCCCTTCTCGTTTTCAGGCTGA